One genomic region from Paroceanicella profunda encodes:
- a CDS encoding GMC family oxidoreductase, with protein sequence MIDHRKEQARRLLDLTAAGRLTRRELLQRAGAAGLVGMMAPEAIAQAIAAGDVQGANGRALAGAYDYIVVGSGSAGSAVARRVLDGTDATVLVIEAGGPDVGVPEIDIPSAWVANIGSSRDWGYVYTPTDKVNDRSILLSRGKVLGGSSSINALVWLRGHPQDYDGWAASGAEGWDWESVLPVLRRMEDWEDGASPLRGAGGPTRVERARDLHPVAQALITSGQALGMPLIDDFNGPSMLGVGPNSMNVRDGTRDSASRAYLRPVMDSPRLTVLTGATVTRLVLEGTTCTGVEMLVAGRPVTVRAEAEVVLSAGAIDTPRLMMLSGLGRADELKALGIAPVADLPGVGRNLQEHIILGGMIHEANAPMEPFNANLEGSTFFSKSRGDLALPDLMFVSIQIPYLMPELAAANPVPPNAFTIAPGLVGMQSRGYMKMLSDRHDGPLEIQPNLLGEPADMDALVAAVELGQELAQQPGFRDLIRSPVVPKPGMTRAQKEEFVRMSCSTYFHPVGTCRMGTDAEAVVAPDLKVHGIGRLRIADASVIPNITGANTNVPSILVGERAGDFITG encoded by the coding sequence ATGATCGATCACCGAAAGGAACAGGCGCGCAGGCTGCTGGACCTGACGGCCGCAGGCCGGCTGACGCGCCGCGAGCTGCTGCAGCGCGCCGGCGCCGCCGGGCTGGTCGGGATGATGGCGCCGGAGGCCATCGCCCAGGCCATCGCGGCGGGCGACGTGCAGGGCGCCAATGGCCGGGCGCTGGCCGGGGCCTATGATTACATCGTGGTGGGCAGCGGCTCGGCCGGCTCCGCCGTGGCGCGGCGGGTGCTCGACGGCACCGATGCCACGGTGCTGGTGATCGAGGCCGGCGGGCCTGACGTCGGCGTGCCGGAGATCGACATTCCCTCGGCCTGGGTGGCCAACATAGGCTCGTCGCGCGACTGGGGGTATGTCTATACCCCGACCGACAAGGTGAACGACCGCTCCATCCTGCTGTCGCGGGGGAAGGTTCTGGGCGGCTCCTCCTCGATCAACGCGCTGGTCTGGCTGCGCGGCCACCCGCAGGATTACGACGGCTGGGCCGCCTCCGGCGCCGAGGGCTGGGACTGGGAGAGCGTGCTGCCCGTGCTCCGCCGCATGGAGGACTGGGAGGACGGCGCGAGCCCCCTGCGCGGCGCCGGCGGCCCCACCCGCGTGGAGCGCGCGAGGGACCTGCACCCTGTGGCGCAGGCGCTGATCACCTCCGGGCAGGCGCTCGGCATGCCGCTGATCGACGATTTCAACGGCCCCTCCATGCTGGGCGTGGGCCCCAACAGCATGAACGTGCGCGACGGCACCCGCGACAGCGCCAGCCGGGCCTACCTGCGCCCGGTGATGGACAGCCCGCGCCTCACCGTGCTCACCGGCGCCACCGTCACCCGGCTGGTGCTGGAGGGGACAACCTGCACAGGCGTGGAGATGCTGGTGGCGGGCCGCCCCGTCACGGTGCGGGCGGAGGCGGAGGTGGTGCTCTCGGCCGGGGCGATCGACACGCCGCGGCTGATGATGCTCTCCGGCCTGGGCCGCGCGGACGAGCTGAAGGCCCTGGGGATCGCCCCCGTCGCCGACCTCCCCGGCGTGGGGCGCAACCTGCAGGAGCACATCATCCTGGGCGGAATGATCCATGAGGCGAACGCGCCGATGGAGCCGTTCAACGCCAACCTGGAGGGGTCGACCTTCTTCTCGAAGTCGCGCGGCGACCTGGCGCTGCCGGACCTGATGTTCGTCTCGATCCAGATCCCCTACCTGATGCCGGAACTCGCGGCGGCCAACCCGGTGCCGCCGAACGCCTTCACCATCGCCCCCGGCCTGGTGGGGATGCAGAGCCGGGGCTACATGAAGATGCTGTCGGACCGGCACGACGGCCCGCTGGAGATCCAGCCCAACCTGCTCGGCGAACCCGCGGACATGGATGCACTGGTCGCCGCGGTCGAGCTCGGCCAGGAGCTGGCGCAGCAGCCCGGGTTCCGCGACCTCATCAGGTCGCCGGTCGTGCCGAAGCCGGGCATGACCCGGGCGCAGAAGGAGGAATTCGTGCGCATGAGCTGCTCGACCTATTTCCACCCCGTGGGCACCTGCCGGATGGGCACGGACGCGGAGGCCGTCGTCGCCCCGGACCTGAAGGTGCACGGCATTGGGCGCCTGCGCATTGCCGACGCATCGGTGATCCCGAACATCACCGGCGCGAACACCAACGTGCCGTCGATCCTGGTGGGTGAGCGGGCGGGGGATTTCATCACCGGCTGA
- a CDS encoding Hsp70 family protein, whose amino-acid sequence MPGRTLAMDFGTSNSAAAILDGDTPLRLPIESGAETLPTAVFFPADRSNMRIGAAAAEALIEGEEGRYMRALKSVLGTALFHESRLVGGRRRTLADIVTAFIAEVRRRAEAAAGRPFTRALSGRPVHFHTADPERDARAEADLRACYLAAGFEDVRFMFEPEAAALASHGLGQRGELGLIVDIGGGTSDFSVFRAEGNRVEILASHGIRLGGTDFDHAISMAHAMPHLGHGGQLRRSFGEGLTQVPNAIYVDLSTWAKIPFVYAPETLRLVRDMVRNAVDPQRMGRLETVIEAELGHELAFAVEAGKISANGAGRAGGIDMGFIEPGLSAAISAASLDAALAEFRGRLRTAMEETLRFARVAPQGIGSVILVGGSSLMDLVSAEARAVCPEARLSRSEAFTAVVDGLALATAQTVSGEAGRVG is encoded by the coding sequence ATGCCCGGCCGCACGCTTGCCATGGATTTCGGAACCTCGAATTCCGCCGCCGCCATTCTGGACGGCGACACGCCCCTGCGCCTGCCGATCGAGAGCGGCGCGGAAACCCTGCCCACCGCGGTGTTCTTCCCCGCCGACCGGAGCAACATGCGCATCGGCGCGGCTGCGGCGGAGGCGCTGATCGAGGGGGAGGAGGGGCGTTACATGCGCGCGCTCAAGAGCGTGCTGGGCACCGCGCTCTTCCACGAATCCCGGCTGGTCGGCGGGCGCCGCCGCACGCTCGCCGACATCGTGACCGCCTTCATCGCCGAGGTGCGCCGGCGTGCGGAAGCCGCGGCGGGGCGGCCCTTCACCCGGGCGCTCTCGGGCCGGCCGGTGCATTTCCACACCGCGGACCCGGAACGCGATGCCCGGGCGGAGGCCGACCTGCGCGCCTGCTACCTCGCCGCCGGCTTCGAGGATGTGCGCTTCATGTTCGAGCCGGAGGCCGCGGCGCTGGCCAGCCACGGCCTGGGCCAGCGCGGCGAGCTCGGGCTGATCGTCGACATCGGCGGCGGCACCTCGGATTTCTCGGTGTTCCGCGCCGAGGGCAACCGGGTGGAGATCCTCGCCAGCCACGGCATCCGCCTGGGCGGCACCGATTTCGACCACGCGATCTCCATGGCCCACGCGATGCCGCATCTCGGCCACGGCGGCCAGCTGCGCCGCAGCTTCGGCGAGGGCCTGACCCAGGTGCCGAACGCCATCTACGTGGACCTCTCCACCTGGGCGAAGATCCCCTTCGTCTACGCGCCCGAAACCCTGCGGCTGGTGCGCGACATGGTGCGCAACGCGGTCGACCCGCAGCGGATGGGCCGGCTGGAAACGGTGATCGAGGCCGAGTTGGGCCATGAACTCGCCTTCGCGGTGGAGGCCGGGAAGATCTCTGCGAACGGCGCCGGGCGCGCCGGCGGGATCGACATGGGGTTCATCGAGCCCGGCCTCTCGGCCGCGATCTCCGCCGCGTCGCTGGACGCCGCCCTGGCCGAGTTCCGCGGACGGCTGCGCACGGCGATGGAGGAGACGCTGCGCTTCGCGCGCGTCGCACCGCAGGGTATCGGATCGGTGATCCTCGTCGGTGGGTCGAGCCTGATGGACCTCGTCTCCGCCGAGGCCCGCGCCGTGTGCCCCGAGGCGCGGCTGAGCCGGTCGGAGGCCTTCACCGCGGTGGTCGACGGCCTCGCGCTCGCCACCGCGCAGACCGTGTCCGGAGAGGCCGGCCGCGTCGGCTGA
- a CDS encoding NADH:flavin oxidoreductase/NADH oxidase — MPESALFQPIEVGGLRLENRIVIAPMCQYSAEDGCMTDWHMMHLGQLSHSGAGVLTIEATAVTPEGRISQGDVGLWDDRTEAAMGRVLQGLRRWSAMPVAIQLSHAGRKGSSDLPWRGGAQVPPDQPGGWRPLAPSPMPITPGTAESVAIDADGLTRIRTAFADAARRAARLGIDAIQLHAAHGYLLHSFLSPLSNQRTDAYGGSIENRMRFPLEVFDAVREAFPAERPVTVRVSATDWVEGGWDLEQTLAFARALEARGCAAIHVSTGGLDPRQNIPVAPGYQVPFARRVKQEVSIPVVAVGMVTEPEHAEAIIATGDADMVALARAILYDPRWPWHAAARLQASVRTPPQFWRSQPPGLRGLFRTS; from the coding sequence ATGCCCGAATCGGCACTTTTCCAACCCATCGAGGTCGGCGGGCTCCGGCTCGAGAACCGCATCGTGATCGCGCCGATGTGCCAGTATTCCGCCGAGGACGGCTGCATGACGGACTGGCACATGATGCACCTGGGCCAGCTCTCGCATTCCGGTGCCGGGGTGCTGACCATCGAGGCCACCGCCGTCACGCCAGAGGGCCGCATCAGCCAGGGCGACGTCGGCCTGTGGGATGACCGTACGGAAGCGGCGATGGGCCGCGTGCTGCAGGGGCTGCGCCGCTGGTCGGCCATGCCGGTGGCGATCCAGCTCTCCCACGCGGGCCGCAAGGGTTCGTCCGACCTGCCCTGGCGCGGCGGCGCGCAGGTGCCGCCGGACCAGCCGGGCGGCTGGCGGCCTCTCGCGCCGTCGCCCATGCCGATCACGCCGGGCACCGCGGAATCCGTGGCGATCGACGCTGACGGGCTGACGCGCATCCGGACCGCTTTCGCCGATGCGGCCCGGCGTGCCGCGCGCCTCGGGATCGACGCGATCCAGCTGCATGCGGCCCATGGCTACCTGCTGCACAGCTTCCTGTCGCCGCTCTCTAACCAGCGCACCGACGCCTATGGCGGCAGCATCGAGAACCGGATGCGCTTCCCGCTGGAGGTGTTCGACGCGGTGCGCGAGGCCTTCCCGGCCGAGCGCCCGGTGACGGTGCGCGTCTCGGCCACCGACTGGGTGGAGGGCGGCTGGGACCTCGAGCAGACCCTGGCCTTCGCCCGGGCGCTGGAGGCGCGGGGCTGCGCAGCGATCCATGTCTCCACAGGGGGGCTCGACCCGCGGCAGAACATCCCCGTCGCGCCGGGATATCAGGTGCCCTTCGCGCGCCGTGTGAAGCAGGAGGTCTCCATTCCCGTGGTCGCCGTGGGCATGGTGACGGAGCCGGAACATGCCGAGGCGATCATCGCCACGGGTGATGCCGACATGGTCGCTCTCGCGCGCGCCATTCTCTATGACCCGCGCTGGCCCTGGCACGCGGCCGCGCGGCTGCAGGCCTCGGTGCGTACCCCGCCGCAATTCTGGCGCAGCCAGCCCCCGGGCCTGCGCGGGCTCTTCCGGACCTCCTAG
- a CDS encoding GNAT family N-acetyltransferase codes for MLETRPLTGAALTAALPDLARLRITVFRAFPYLYEGSEDYETSYVRAYAQSRNALVVACFDGARIVGAATAAPMEDHAAEFAVPFEARGYRLSDILYFGESVLLPEYRGRGVGHAFFDAREAHARALGRGTCAFCAVIRPPGHPARPEGYRPHDRFWEKRGYAPVDGLIAEYSWRDIGAAEQTAKPMQFWLRRLPEA; via the coding sequence ATCCTGGAAACCCGGCCCCTCACCGGCGCGGCGCTCACCGCCGCGCTGCCGGATCTCGCGCGGCTGCGCATCACGGTGTTCCGCGCCTTTCCCTATCTCTACGAGGGGTCGGAGGACTATGAGACCAGCTACGTCCGCGCCTATGCGCAGAGCCGGAACGCACTGGTGGTGGCCTGTTTCGACGGCGCGCGCATCGTCGGCGCCGCCACGGCCGCGCCGATGGAGGACCACGCCGCGGAATTCGCCGTGCCCTTCGAGGCCCGGGGCTACCGGCTGTCGGACATCCTCTACTTCGGGGAATCCGTTCTGCTGCCGGAGTATCGCGGCCGCGGCGTGGGACATGCGTTCTTCGACGCGCGCGAGGCGCATGCGCGGGCACTGGGCCGCGGAACCTGCGCCTTCTGCGCGGTGATCCGCCCGCCCGGCCACCCGGCCCGCCCGGAGGGCTATCGCCCCCATGACCGGTTCTGGGAGAAGCGCGGCTATGCGCCGGTCGACGGGCTGATCGCCGAGTATTCCTGGCGCGACATCGGGGCGGCGGAGCAGACCGCCAAGCCCATGCAGTTCTGGCTGCGCCGCCTGCCGGAGGCTTGA
- a CDS encoding ketosteroid isomerase-related protein yields the protein MTETETLVRRYYDAFNAGDTEAMLDCLSEDVRHDVNQGPTRLGKPAFAEFCAHMAKCYRETLTDMVFLFDASGTRAAAEFVVNGTYLATDPGLPEAAGQTYRLPAGAFLAVDQGRITRVTTFYNLPEWERQVLG from the coding sequence ATGACCGAGACCGAAACCCTTGTGCGCCGCTACTATGACGCCTTCAACGCCGGCGATACCGAGGCCATGCTGGACTGCCTCTCCGAGGACGTGCGCCACGACGTGAACCAGGGCCCGACCCGGCTGGGCAAGCCCGCCTTCGCCGAGTTCTGCGCGCACATGGCGAAATGCTACCGCGAGACGCTGACCGACATGGTGTTCCTGTTCGACGCGAGCGGAACCCGGGCCGCGGCGGAATTCGTCGTGAACGGCACCTACCTCGCCACGGACCCGGGCCTGCCGGAGGCCGCGGGCCAGACCTACCGCCTGCCCGCCGGCGCCTTCCTTGCGGTGGATCAGGGGCGCATCACCCGGGTGACGACCTTCTACAACCTCCCCGAATGGGAGCGGCAGGTGCTCGGGTGA
- a CDS encoding Mrp/NBP35 family ATP-binding protein, with protein sequence MALTRETVMEILDGVADPAGGGSIVAADRIRALGLHHGQVRFVLEAPEALIGAMEEARREAERRLAALDEVTGVSILVAGAVPAAPKPRAKPAEGPRLTGIDRIVAVGSGKGGVGKSTVTANLAVALAAAGRRVGLLDADIYGPSQPQMLGMHDRPASPDGQRITPREAHGVRFMSIGLMTRPEDALIWRGPMLMGALQQLLGQVDWGKLDILLVDLPPGTGDVQLSLTQKAKLSGAIVVSTPQDVALIDARRAIDMFRKVDVPVLGMIENMSMYVCPVCGDEAHIFGHGGTRAEAARQKVPFLGEIPLDLATRLASDAGRPVVLEAPDGAPGRAFRTLAERMIAGGMA encoded by the coding sequence ATGGCGCTGACACGCGAAACAGTGATGGAGATCCTCGACGGGGTGGCCGACCCGGCCGGCGGCGGCAGCATCGTGGCGGCGGACCGCATCCGCGCGCTCGGGCTCCATCACGGCCAGGTCCGCTTCGTGCTGGAGGCGCCGGAGGCGCTCATCGGCGCGATGGAGGAGGCCCGCCGCGAGGCCGAACGCAGGCTCGCCGCGCTGGACGAGGTGACCGGCGTGTCCATCCTCGTCGCCGGCGCCGTGCCCGCCGCGCCGAAGCCACGGGCGAAGCCGGCGGAGGGGCCGCGCCTCACCGGAATCGACCGGATCGTGGCCGTGGGCTCCGGCAAGGGCGGGGTGGGCAAGTCCACCGTCACCGCCAATCTCGCGGTGGCCCTGGCGGCGGCCGGCCGGCGCGTGGGCCTGCTCGACGCAGACATCTACGGCCCCTCCCAGCCGCAGATGCTGGGGATGCATGACCGTCCGGCCTCGCCCGACGGCCAGCGCATCACCCCCAGGGAGGCCCATGGCGTGCGCTTCATGTCGATCGGGCTGATGACCCGGCCCGAGGACGCGCTGATCTGGCGCGGGCCGATGCTGATGGGCGCGCTCCAGCAACTGCTCGGCCAGGTGGACTGGGGCAAGCTCGACATCCTGCTGGTGGACCTGCCGCCGGGCACCGGCGACGTCCAGCTCTCGCTCACCCAGAAGGCGAAGCTCTCCGGCGCCATCGTGGTCAGCACGCCGCAGGACGTGGCGCTGATCGACGCGCGCCGCGCCATCGACATGTTCCGCAAGGTCGACGTGCCGGTTCTGGGGATGATCGAGAACATGTCGATGTATGTCTGCCCGGTCTGCGGCGACGAGGCGCATATCTTCGGCCACGGCGGCACCCGCGCGGAAGCGGCGCGCCAGAAGGTGCCGTTCCTGGGGGAGATCCCGCTCGACCTCGCCACCCGGCTCGCCTCCGACGCCGGCCGCCCCGTTGTGCTGGAGGCGCCCGACGGCGCGCCCGGACGGGCGTTCCGCACCCTCGCCGAGCGCATGATCGCCGGCGGCATGGCCTGA
- a CDS encoding acyl-CoA thioesterase: MFPFIRLALSMRAAAKLDDLPVDGTHVSQHSCLPWDLDMFAELNNGRFLTLFDLGRLPLAKRTGLLAAVKRENWRLTMAGVTVRYRRRVQVWSRFEMRSRMIGRDPRFLYMQQSMWRDGDCLASALYRAAVADTGGIVPTDRVLAALGAPDWAPEMPGWVMTWARSEAERPWPPET; this comes from the coding sequence ATGTTTCCGTTCATCCGACTGGCGCTGTCGATGCGCGCCGCAGCGAAGCTCGACGACCTGCCGGTCGACGGCACCCATGTGTCGCAGCACAGCTGCCTGCCCTGGGACCTCGACATGTTCGCCGAGCTCAACAACGGCCGCTTCCTCACCCTGTTCGACCTGGGCCGCCTGCCTCTGGCGAAGCGCACCGGGCTGCTCGCCGCGGTGAAGCGCGAGAACTGGCGGCTGACGATGGCCGGCGTCACCGTGCGCTATCGCCGCCGGGTGCAGGTGTGGAGCCGGTTCGAGATGCGCAGCCGGATGATCGGGCGCGACCCGCGCTTTCTCTACATGCAGCAGTCGATGTGGCGGGACGGAGATTGCCTGGCCTCCGCGCTCTACCGCGCCGCGGTGGCGGACACCGGGGGGATCGTCCCGACTGACCGCGTGCTCGCGGCCCTCGGCGCCCCTGATTGGGCACCGGAGATGCCCGGCTGGGTGATGACTTGGGCGCGCTCCGAGGCCGAACGCCCCTGGCCACCGGAAACCTGA
- the mepA gene encoding penicillin-insensitive murein endopeptidase — MSLPCLLPHPTARGLRGAVRAALAAAVLALPGAALAEPPAKTLFGALSTPSTALASAIGSYAKGCMAGAVELPETGPSWQAMRLSRNRNWGHPETIAFIARLGEAAQRAGWAGIYVGDIAQPRGGPMTSGHASHQIGLDADIWMLPPRRLDLTRAEREALSSISMRSADGRHVTANWTPAHAHVLRAAAQDPSVERIFITAPVKQMLCQSLPASERGWLHKLRPWWGHDTHFHVRLTCPAGSPLCAAQDPIPAGDGCDDTLAWWTSDEALNPPPPDPKAAKPQPKPALTLADLPAACRGVLSAP; from the coding sequence ATGTCCCTGCCCTGCCTCCTTCCCCACCCGACCGCCCGCGGCCTGCGCGGCGCCGTGCGGGCGGCGCTTGCCGCGGCGGTGCTGGCCCTGCCCGGAGCCGCACTGGCGGAGCCCCCGGCGAAGACGCTGTTCGGCGCGCTTTCCACGCCGAGCACGGCGCTGGCCTCGGCCATCGGCTCCTACGCGAAGGGCTGCATGGCCGGCGCGGTGGAACTGCCGGAGACCGGGCCCTCCTGGCAGGCCATGCGGCTGAGCCGGAACCGCAACTGGGGCCACCCGGAAACCATTGCCTTCATCGCCCGTCTGGGGGAGGCCGCGCAGCGCGCCGGCTGGGCCGGGATCTATGTCGGGGACATCGCGCAGCCGCGCGGCGGGCCGATGACCTCCGGCCATGCCTCGCATCAGATCGGGCTGGACGCCGACATCTGGATGCTGCCGCCCCGGCGGCTGGACCTCACCCGCGCGGAGCGCGAGGCGCTGTCCTCCATCAGCATGCGCAGCGCCGACGGCCGCCACGTGACCGCGAACTGGACCCCGGCGCACGCGCACGTGCTGCGCGCCGCGGCGCAGGACCCCTCGGTGGAGCGCATCTTCATCACCGCGCCGGTGAAGCAGATGCTCTGCCAGTCCCTGCCCGCCTCCGAGCGCGGCTGGCTGCACAAGCTCCGGCCCTGGTGGGGGCATGACACGCATTTCCACGTGCGGCTCACCTGCCCCGCCGGCTCTCCGCTCTGCGCCGCGCAGGACCCGATTCCCGCCGGCGACGGCTGCGACGACACCCTCGCCTGGTGGACCTCCGACGAGGCGCTGAACCCGCCGCCGCCGGACCCGAAGGCCGCGAAGCCGCAGCCGAAGCCGGCCCTCACCCTCGCCGATCTTCCGGCGGCCTGTCGCGGGGTCCTGTCAGCCCCGTGA
- a CDS encoding esterase-like activity of phytase family protein → MFVPVLIALISAAAPAVAAPKLVELSRLVLRNSDARFGGLSGLSVRGDGNAWTALGDRGILVRGAILRDGERMTGATVESIDPVPDTKGQPVTGELADSEGLTPDGSGGWYISFEGKARIWHYAGRGAPATAVPPFPAFGKLQSNSGLEALAGDASVLYAIPERSGKLERPFPVFRFRAGAWDDRLRVPRRGAYLVTGADVGPDGRLYVLERDFAFIGFRSRVRSFAIGEDALTDERELMESSLGQYDNLEGIATWATATGDIRVLLVADDNLSLLQETELIELGLEDD, encoded by the coding sequence GTGTTCGTACCGGTTCTCATCGCATTGATCTCGGCGGCGGCCCCGGCCGTCGCCGCGCCGAAGCTCGTGGAGCTGTCGCGCCTGGTGCTGCGCAATTCGGATGCGCGGTTCGGCGGGCTGTCCGGCCTCTCGGTGCGCGGGGACGGCAACGCCTGGACGGCGCTCGGCGACCGCGGCATCCTGGTGCGCGGCGCGATCCTGCGCGACGGCGAGCGCATGACCGGCGCCACGGTGGAGAGCATCGACCCGGTGCCGGACACCAAGGGCCAGCCGGTCACCGGCGAGCTGGCCGATTCCGAGGGCCTGACCCCGGACGGCTCCGGCGGCTGGTACATCTCCTTCGAGGGCAAGGCGCGGATCTGGCATTACGCCGGCCGCGGCGCCCCGGCCACCGCCGTCCCGCCCTTCCCCGCCTTCGGCAAGCTGCAGTCCAACTCCGGGCTGGAAGCGCTGGCCGGCGACGCCTCCGTGCTCTACGCCATCCCCGAGCGCTCGGGGAAGCTGGAGCGGCCCTTCCCGGTGTTCCGCTTCCGCGCCGGCGCCTGGGACGACAGGCTCAGGGTGCCGCGGCGCGGCGCCTATCTGGTGACCGGCGCCGACGTGGGCCCGGACGGGCGGCTCTACGTGCTGGAGCGCGACTTCGCCTTCATCGGCTTCCGCAGCCGGGTGCGCAGCTTCGCCATCGGCGAGGACGCGCTCACCGACGAGCGCGAGCTGATGGAGAGCTCCCTCGGCCAGTACGACAACCTCGAGGGCATCGCCACCTGGGCCACGGCCACGGGCGACATCCGGGTGCTGCTGGTGGCGGACGACAACCTCTCGCTGCTGCAGGAGACCGAGCTGATCGAACTGGGCCTCGAGGACGACTGA
- a CDS encoding LOG family protein, with the protein MSDGGAHRGHGHLPTAGEDLRRAGRVEDTPQTRSPSYRLAFRDGDFLAREDLRPVRLQLELLKPELTLQEHGITGTVVMFGGARIPARPEGARTPVLGALSRFYGEARRFARLCTAENLRRADGTYVVVTGGGPGVMEAGNLGAEEAGGVSIGLGIVLPHEQAPNRHVTPELSFNFHYFGIRKMHFLLRAQAVAVFPGGFGTLDELFETLTLVQTGRMEPLPILLFGRSFWESIVNWEALADSGTISREDLALFHFVETAEEAWEIVRPAPDAAA; encoded by the coding sequence ATGAGTGACGGCGGGGCACACCGAGGACACGGCCATCTTCCCACCGCGGGCGAGGACCTGCGCCGCGCGGGCCGGGTGGAGGACACCCCGCAGACCCGCTCGCCCTCCTACCGCCTCGCCTTCCGCGACGGCGATTTCCTCGCCCGGGAGGACCTGCGCCCGGTGCGCCTGCAACTGGAGCTGCTCAAGCCCGAGCTCACCCTGCAGGAGCATGGCATCACCGGCACCGTGGTGATGTTCGGCGGCGCGCGCATCCCCGCGCGGCCCGAGGGCGCGCGCACCCCCGTTCTGGGCGCCCTGTCGCGGTTCTACGGCGAAGCCCGGCGCTTCGCCCGCCTGTGCACCGCGGAGAACCTGCGCCGCGCCGACGGCACCTACGTGGTGGTGACGGGCGGCGGCCCTGGCGTGATGGAGGCCGGGAACCTCGGGGCGGAGGAGGCGGGGGGCGTCTCCATCGGCCTCGGCATCGTGCTGCCGCACGAGCAGGCGCCGAACCGCCACGTCACCCCGGAGCTGAGCTTCAACTTCCACTATTTCGGCATCCGCAAGATGCACTTCCTGCTGCGCGCCCAGGCGGTTGCGGTGTTCCCCGGCGGCTTCGGCACGCTGGACGAACTGTTCGAGACCCTCACCCTGGTGCAGACCGGGCGCATGGAGCCGCTGCCCATCCTGCTCTTCGGCCGCAGCTTCTGGGAGAGCATCGTGAACTGGGAGGCGCTGGCGGACTCGGGCACCATCTCGCGCGAGGACCTTGCCCTGTTCCACTTCGTGGAAACCGCCGAGGAGGCCTGGGAGATCGTCCGCCCCGCGCCCGATGCCGCCGCCTGA
- the dapD gene encoding 2,3,4,5-tetrahydropyridine-2,6-dicarboxylate N-succinyltransferase, with amino-acid sequence MEYADLERAIEAAWDTREKINPATKGEAREAVESTLSALDKGALRVAERGADGTWVVNQWAKKAVLLGFRLNDMVTIPGGPAGATWWDKVASKFEGWGDNQWRDAGFRAVPGAIVRHSAHIAPGVVLMPSFVNLGAYVDSGTMVDTWATVGSCAQIGRNVHLSGGVGIGGVLEPLQAGPVIIEDNCFIGARSEVVEGCIVREGSVLGMGVFLGQSTKIVDRESGKVFYGEVPPYSVVVAGSMPSDKGGPNLYCAVIVKRVDERTRSKTSINELLRD; translated from the coding sequence ATGGAATACGCCGATCTGGAACGGGCGATCGAAGCCGCCTGGGACACGCGCGAGAAGATCAACCCCGCCACGAAGGGCGAGGCTCGCGAAGCGGTCGAGAGCACGCTCTCCGCGCTGGACAAGGGCGCGCTGCGCGTGGCCGAGCGCGGCGCCGACGGCACCTGGGTGGTGAACCAGTGGGCGAAGAAGGCGGTGCTGCTCGGCTTCCGCCTGAACGACATGGTCACCATTCCCGGCGGTCCGGCCGGCGCCACCTGGTGGGACAAGGTCGCCTCCAAGTTCGAGGGCTGGGGCGACAACCAGTGGCGCGACGCGGGCTTCCGCGCCGTGCCCGGCGCCATCGTGCGGCATTCCGCGCACATCGCCCCGGGCGTGGTGCTGATGCCCTCCTTCGTGAACCTCGGCGCCTACGTCGATTCGGGCACGATGGTCGACACCTGGGCCACCGTGGGCTCCTGCGCGCAGATCGGGCGCAACGTGCACCTTTCCGGCGGCGTGGGCATCGGCGGCGTGCTGGAGCCGCTGCAGGCCGGCCCGGTGATCATCGAGGACAATTGCTTCATCGGCGCGCGCTCCGAGGTGGTCGAGGGCTGCATCGTGCGCGAGGGCTCGGTGCTGGGCATGGGCGTGTTCCTGGGCCAGTCCACCAAGATCGTCGACCGCGAGAGCGGGAAGGTCTTCTACGGCGAGGTGCCGCCCTATTCCGTGGTCGTCGCCGGCTCCATGCCCTCCGACAAGGGCGGGCCGAACCTCTACTGCGCGGTGATCGTGAAGCGGGTGGACGAGCGCACCCGCTCCAAGACCTCGATCAACGAGCTGCTGCGCGACTGA